In Hevea brasiliensis isolate MT/VB/25A 57/8 chromosome 13, ASM3005281v1, whole genome shotgun sequence, a single genomic region encodes these proteins:
- the LOC110644939 gene encoding DNA-damage-repair/toleration protein DRT111, chloroplastic yields the protein MLGGLYGDLPPPSSAEEDKSATNSSTVWSSSTLMAPPTLRKPSVALATPQTILKSQNKTKGQNSASKNITSPAVAPVPTVLPEEPAQPALVGVTSVVIEEYDPARPNDYEEYRREKKRKALEAERMRELERRRQEEEERERREREERDRERERDRNISGEEAWRRRAAMSGAVPRSPSPPSNGERFTIGKSETGGLGVGAGGQMTAAQRMMAKMGWKEGQGLGKQEQGITTPLMAKKTDRRAGVIVNASETKPEKKVKSVNFNGPPTRVLMLRNMVGPGEVDDELEEEVGSECSKYGTVTRVLIFEITEPNFPRDEAVRIFVQFERSEETTKALIDLDGRYFGGNVVRATFYDEERFSKNELAPMPGEIPGF from the exons ATGTTGGGTGGTTTGTACGGTGACCTCCCTCCCCCCTCGTCGGCGGAGGAGGATAAATCCGCTACCAACTCGTCCACGGTCTGGTCGAGCAGCACCTTGATGGCGCCGCCAACCCTCCGCAAACCTTCCGTAGCGTTGGCGACGCCGCAAACCATCCTAAAGTCCCAAAACAAGACGAAAGGCCAAAACTCTGCATCCAAAAACATAACGTCCCCAGCAGTGGCGCCGGTTCCCACTGTGCTGCCGGAAGAGCCTGCGCAACCGGCGCTCGTGGGGGTTACTTCTGTGGTAATTGAGGAGTATGATCCAGCGAGGCCGAATGATTATGAAGAGTATAGGAGAGAGAAGAAGAGGAAAGCATTGGAGGCCGAGAGAATGAGGGAACTTGAGAGGAGGAGGCAagaggaggaggagagagaaaggagggagagggaagagaggGACAGGGAAAGAGAGAGGGACAGAAATATTTCAGGGGAAGAAGCTTGGAGGAGGCGCGCAGCGATGAGTGGTGCTGTCCCAAGGTCGCCATCACCCCCAAGTAACGGTGAGAGATTTACTATTGGGAAGTCGGAAACTGGTGGATTGGGGGTTGGTGCAGGTGGACAAATGACTGCTGCGCAAAGGATGATGGCAAAGATGGGTTGGAAGGAGGGACAAGGTCTTGGGAAACAGGAGCAGGGGATCACAACACCATTGATGGCAAAGAAGACTGATCGTAGAGCTGGAGTGATTGTGAATGCTAGTGAGACAAAACCAGAGAAGAAGGTGAAGAGTGTGAATTTCAATGGACCACCTACTCGGGTTTTGATGCTCAGGAACATG GTGGGTCCTGGTGAGGTAGATGATGAGCTAGAAGAGGAGGTTGGATCCGAGTGCTCGAAGTATGGGACGGTTACTCGGGTTCTCATATTTGAGATAACAGAGCCAAACTTCCCCCGTGATGAGGCAGTCAGAATATTTGTACAGTTTGAGAGATCAGAAGAAACAACAAAAGCATTGATCGATCTCGATGGTCGGTACTTTGGAGGTAATGTGGTTCGTGCAACCTTCTATGACGAGGAAAGGTTCAGTAAGAACGAATTGGCTCCCATGCCTGGTGAAATCCCAGGTTTTTGA
- the LOC110644945 gene encoding uncharacterized protein LOC110644945, whose amino-acid sequence MFRITRARPLSPLAHQFIQRCSVSGTAKGKAKMKDGQPKKRNKISAKKGSKDQDPSKSPSFSRQDAEKYRLYEECINAPTPVRFLKPKERAREAEREKLGLESQERKREKEILKKGGRQSMGVPDEPMIMGTPGLDLIALGLVDVDKIPKYELTEEDGKRLAKEYSRVLMRKHRARQAAESTLLRLKKEAIEALPEKLKQAALVPDLTPFPVNRFMATLTPPIEGYIEKVKEAARRSSGKEKIR is encoded by the coding sequence atgtttCGAATCACAAGAGCTAGACCTCTGTCGCCACTAGCCCACCAATTCATCCAACGATGTTCTGTGAGCGGAACAGCCAAAGGCAAGGCCAAAATGAAAGATGGTCAACCCAAGAAACGCAACAAAATATCCGCTAAGAAAGGCTCCAAAGATCAAGATCCTTCTAAGTCACCTTCATTCTCGCGTCAAGACGCCGAGAAGTACCGTTTGTACGAGGAATGCATCAATGCCCCTACCCCAGTTCGTTTCCTCAAACCCAAAGAACGAGCGCGTGAAGCCGAGCGCGAGAAGTTGGGGCTTGAAAGCCAGGAGAGGAAGCGCGAGAAAGAAATTCTCAAGAAAGGAGGCAGGCAATCCATGGGAGTTCCTGATGAGCCGATGATCATGGGAACTCCTGGATTGGACCTTATAGCTCTTGGATTGGTGGATGTGGATAAGATACCCAAGTATGAGCTGACTGAGGAGGATGGGAAGAGATTGGCCAAGGAGtatagcagagttttgatgaggaAGCACAGGGCCAGACAAGCAGCAGAGTCGACCCTGTTGAGGTTGAAGAAGGAGGCCATTGAGGCATTGCCAGAGAAGTTGAAGCAGGCTGCTTTGGTTCCAGATTTGACGCCTTTTCCAGTGAACAGGTTCATGGCGACCCTGACTCCCCCAATTGAAGGATACATTGAGAAGGTTAAGGAAGCAGCAAGGAGAAGCTCAGGGAAAGAGAAAATTAGATAA